Genomic DNA from Marnyiella aurantia:
TGATGTAGATCGCTTGCCATTTTTTTATTTCCTGATTTCAAGGATTTCGCCAAGTTTTGGCAGTACCAACTCCACTCCCCTTTCCTTAAACTTCATATCAGCGGCCTTATGGTCAATTTTGATAGGTTCAAAAGTGTCGAAATGACATCCGATCACCTTTGGTGTTTTAATCAATTCAGCGGCTGCAAAGGCTGCTTTTTCTGCACACACTGTATAGTGGCCACCGATGGGCAGGACAGCCAGATCGATTTTACCAAAAAACCTCGGCAGGATTTCCATTTCAGCAGAAATGCCTGTATCGCCGGCAAAATAGATTGTTATATCTGATGTTTTCAGCATATAACCTGCCGGTTCGCCACCATATCTTCCGTCGGGGAAAGAACTGGTGTGACTGGCCGGAACCATAGAAATTTCAAGATCTTCAATTTTTGTAGTTCCGCCGAAATTCATGTCGATGGATTGCGGATGCTCATAATAAGCACAGATTTCAGGTTGCCCAATAAGTTTTGCGTCCGGGTGATGATGAAGAACCTCCTTCACATCGGCTGTGTGATCGCCATGGGCATGCGTGATTAATACGTAGTCGATGGTCTGTGCTTCCAAATCGAAGCCGGATTCAGCTTTGCCGAAATTGTAAAAAGGGTCGCTCAGGATATTCTTGCCTTTGTGGCTGAACAGAAAACAGTTCTGTCCGAGGTACTGAATTTTCATTTCTATATGTTTTGTAGTTTGGTTAATAAAATTTTATCGGTATATCTTTTAATTAGGGGGCGCTCCTACGGAGCGCCCCGCATCTTACCATGTTTCTCCCGCTACACAGATAGCGTTCCTACGGAACGCGTTGCATCATATTTCCCCGCTGCTACTAAGGTAGCGCTCCTACGGAGTGCCCTACTTAACTTTTTATCTGCAGCTGCAAAGATACTGTTGCTACAAGACGTCATTTGTGATTATAACGCTTGATCTCAAGCATTTTATTTATCTTTATTGCGCTTAAAAATAATTAAGTCCGAATGCGATCAGAATACTCATGACCAGCGTAAGGATTCCGATCTGTTTAAGGAACGGATCCAGTTCC
This window encodes:
- a CDS encoding metal-dependent hydrolase, which produces MKIQYLGQNCFLFSHKGKNILSDPFYNFGKAESGFDLEAQTIDYVLITHAHGDHTADVKEVLHHHPDAKLIGQPEICAYYEHPQSIDMNFGGTTKIEDLEISMVPASHTSSFPDGRYGGEPAGYMLKTSDITIYFAGDTGISAEMEILPRFFGKIDLAVLPIGGHYTVCAEKAAFAAAELIKTPKVIGCHFDTFEPIKIDHKAADMKFKERGVELVLPKLGEILEIRK